The Pseudomonadales bacterium genome includes a region encoding these proteins:
- a CDS encoding penicillin-binding protein 2, whose translation MLAQFKQSWRIYLVASCLLMLLMILIYRMMLIQVLDGDGGAGFLQQQGDVRTVRNELMPANRGMITDRHGKPLAVSTPVVSVWVNPQELDVESDKLPVLANLLNISEFDLQQKISRYKSKQFLYLRRHLSPQHAQQVFDLGIQGVYSQNEYKRFYPAGEVAAHLVGYVDIDNKGLEGFEYSYNEWLQGKPGKKQVVKDLYQRTIKEIKQIKAAKEGKDLALTIDLRLQYIAYKALKESVQYHRANAGSIVLIDVDTAEVLAIANQPAFNPNNRKNMDIDAVRNRAVTDMFEPGSTAKPITMMAALESGAFSPDSAIQTSPGFLKLDKKTYLDPVNYGEIPLRTVLAKSSQVGTIKVALELEQQQLYQAFYRMGFGQYIGLGLPGESTGYLPNKSVWKPIEQAALSFGAGLSVTSLQLAQAYAVFADAGRKKPVSLVLDNAKSIHVEQVVDENVAKEIATMLAGVTSHIGTAKKANTEYYTVAGKTGTSHKVGAKGYESGQYISLFAGFAPAKQPKIAAIVMIDDPKGKEYYGGEVAAPVFATVINDSLRILGVTPDKISTDKALRDENLAEDIAEQISGVVW comes from the coding sequence ATGTTGGCTCAATTTAAACAATCATGGCGCATATATTTGGTTGCTAGCTGTTTGCTCATGCTGTTGATGATACTGATTTACCGCATGATGCTAATACAGGTGTTAGATGGTGATGGTGGTGCTGGATTTTTGCAGCAGCAAGGCGATGTTAGGACAGTGCGCAATGAGCTAATGCCCGCTAATCGTGGCATGATTACGGATCGTCATGGCAAGCCTTTGGCAGTGAGTACGCCGGTGGTAAGTGTTTGGGTGAATCCACAAGAATTGGATGTTGAGAGTGATAAGTTACCTGTGCTGGCTAATTTACTGAATATTTCAGAATTTGATTTGCAGCAAAAAATATCTCGCTATAAGTCAAAGCAATTTTTATATCTAAGACGTCATTTATCGCCGCAGCACGCCCAGCAGGTATTTGATTTAGGTATACAAGGCGTTTATTCACAAAATGAATATAAGCGGTTTTATCCTGCGGGTGAAGTGGCGGCGCATTTAGTTGGTTATGTTGATATTGATAACAAGGGTCTTGAGGGCTTTGAATATAGTTACAACGAATGGTTGCAAGGTAAGCCGGGCAAGAAGCAGGTTGTTAAAGATCTTTATCAGCGCACTATTAAAGAAATTAAACAGATAAAAGCAGCAAAAGAGGGTAAAGACCTCGCGCTAACCATCGATCTGCGCTTGCAATATATTGCCTATAAGGCACTGAAAGAGTCCGTCCAGTATCACCGAGCAAATGCAGGTTCTATCGTGTTAATAGATGTTGATACCGCTGAGGTCTTGGCAATTGCGAATCAACCTGCATTTAACCCTAATAATCGTAAAAATATGGACATTGATGCGGTTCGAAATCGGGCGGTAACCGATATGTTTGAGCCTGGCTCAACGGCCAAGCCAATAACTATGATGGCTGCGCTGGAATCAGGTGCTTTCTCTCCAGATAGCGCTATCCAGACTTCGCCAGGATTTTTAAAGCTTGATAAGAAAACCTACTTAGATCCCGTCAATTATGGCGAGATTCCATTAAGAACGGTGTTGGCAAAATCCTCGCAAGTGGGAACAATTAAGGTCGCCCTTGAGCTTGAGCAGCAGCAGCTATATCAAGCTTTTTATCGCATGGGCTTCGGTCAATATATTGGCCTCGGGCTACCAGGTGAGAGCACAGGTTATTTGCCCAATAAATCGGTATGGAAGCCAATTGAGCAGGCTGCGCTGAGTTTTGGTGCTGGTTTGAGTGTCACATCGCTACAGCTTGCTCAGGCCTATGCGGTATTCGCCGATGCAGGCCGAAAAAAGCCAGTCTCGTTGGTCTTAGATAATGCAAAATCAATACATGTTGAACAAGTGGTTGATGAGAACGTTGCTAAGGAAATTGCTACGATGTTGGCCGGTGTTACATCTCATATTGGAACCGCAAAAAAAGCCAACACTGAGTATTACACAGTAGCTGGAAAGACGGGTACCTCTCATAAGGTTGGCGCTAAAGGTTATGAATCGGGTCAATATATTTCCCTGTTTGCAGGATTTGCACCAGCCAAGCAACCAAAAATCGCAGCCATAGTCATGATCGATGACCCAAAAGGCAAGGAATATTATGGTGGCGAAGTTGCAGCGCCTGTGTTTGCCACGGTTATCAATGACAGTTTACGCATATTAGGTGTTACGCCTGATAAAATTTCTACCGATAAAGCGCTTAGGGATGAAAATCTGGCTGAAGACATAGCTGAACAGATTTCAGGGGTTGTCTGGTGA
- the mraZ gene encoding division/cell wall cluster transcriptional repressor MraZ, with the protein MFRGVKNINMDTKGRLAMPSKYRDALISSDKGQLIATIDTQSRCLLIYPLSVWEPIESKLQDLPALNPAARRFTRLTLGYASEIDLDANGRLRVPAELQEYAQLDKKLMLVGQGRKFELWSEANWLSERDQAIDDANSGNLEMPEEFANLVL; encoded by the coding sequence GTGTTTCGAGGCGTCAAAAACATCAATATGGATACCAAAGGTCGGTTAGCGATGCCGTCCAAGTATCGTGACGCCTTAATTTCTTCAGATAAGGGGCAGTTAATAGCAACCATTGATACCCAGTCACGATGCTTATTGATTTATCCCCTAAGTGTCTGGGAGCCGATAGAAAGTAAGTTGCAAGATTTACCAGCGTTAAATCCTGCGGCCAGACGATTCACCCGCCTAACCTTAGGTTATGCTTCTGAGATTGATCTTGATGCGAATGGACGCTTACGAGTGCCTGCTGAGCTGCAAGAGTATGCTCAGCTCGATAAAAAGCTAATGCTGGTGGGGCAGGGTCGAAAGTTTGAGCTTTGGTCAGAGGCTAATTGGCTGTCGGAGCGAGATCAGGCCATAGATGATGCAAATTCAGGCAATCTCGAAATGCCAGAAGAATTTGCCAATTTGGTGCTGTGA
- a CDS encoding cell division protein FtsL, with protein MLVFWLKSQLATLILWLTVLLSALTLVLVSHLSRAEFMLSQSQIKEMRELEIDWGRLLLEKSSSSSVDQIEEQAVRQLAMKKPDADRMIVLKGAQ; from the coding sequence ATGTTAGTTTTTTGGCTAAAAAGCCAGCTTGCCACTTTAATTTTGTGGCTCACCGTGCTGTTGTCAGCATTAACGCTTGTGCTTGTCTCACATCTTAGTCGCGCTGAATTTATGTTGTCGCAATCACAAATTAAAGAGATGCGTGAGTTAGAGATTGACTGGGGGCGGTTGTTGCTTGAAAAGTCAAGCTCAAGTTCCGTTGACCAAATTGAAGAGCAGGCGGTGCGCCAGCTTGCGATGAAAAAACCAGATGCAGATCGGATGATTGTTTTAAAGGGGGCGCAGTGA
- the rsmH gene encoding 16S rRNA (cytosine(1402)-N(4))-methyltransferase RsmH: protein MSHYSVLLDESVAALAIKPAGIYVDGTFGRGGHSSAILSRLDASGRLIAFDKDLAAHQSAAEQFAAESRLTMQHASFAELHNYAAVQGLIGKLDGVLLDLGVSSPQLDQADRGFSFLHDGPLDMRMDQTQALTAAQFIEQAEVHEIAKVLHVYGEEKFARLIASRIVEHREREPFTSTHQLADFIAAVIPKRAQRSKSGAKAKHPATRSFQAIRIHVNQELKDLEEFLSHIVELLAVGGRLVVVSFHSLEDRMVKRFIKAQERGPSLPRHLPIQSIDREPHLVSCGKALKADEQELLENVRSRSAVLRIAEKVAGGQAC, encoded by the coding sequence ATGAGTCACTACTCGGTTTTGCTTGATGAGTCAGTGGCGGCATTGGCGATCAAGCCAGCCGGCATTTATGTTGATGGCACCTTTGGGCGTGGTGGGCATAGCAGTGCCATTTTATCAAGGCTGGATGCGTCCGGTCGTTTGATTGCTTTTGATAAAGATCTTGCTGCGCATCAATCGGCTGCAGAGCAGTTTGCTGCAGAAAGTCGTCTTACTATGCAGCATGCTAGTTTTGCTGAGCTTCACAATTATGCTGCGGTACAGGGTCTCATTGGCAAGCTTGATGGAGTACTGTTAGATTTAGGCGTTTCTTCACCGCAATTAGATCAGGCCGATCGCGGCTTTAGTTTTCTTCACGATGGTCCATTAGATATGCGTATGGATCAGACGCAGGCTTTGACGGCAGCTCAGTTCATCGAGCAAGCCGAGGTGCATGAGATAGCAAAAGTGCTACATGTATACGGCGAAGAGAAATTTGCGCGCTTAATCGCCTCAAGAATTGTCGAGCATAGGGAGCGCGAACCGTTTACTTCAACTCATCAGCTTGCTGATTTTATTGCTGCGGTCATACCAAAGCGTGCGCAGCGCTCAAAGTCAGGTGCCAAGGCAAAACATCCCGCAACGCGAAGCTTTCAAGCAATTCGGATACATGTCAATCAAGAGCTGAAAGACTTAGAAGAGTTTTTATCGCATATAGTAGAGCTGTTAGCTGTAGGTGGCCGGCTTGTGGTGGTTAGCTTTCATTCGCTTGAAGATAGAATGGTGAAGCGGTTTATCAAAGCACAAGAGCGTGGCCCATCATTGCCCAGACATTTGCCTATTCAATCCATTGACCGGGAGCCTCATCTAGTTTCTTGTGGCAAGGCGCTAAAAGCCGATGAGCAAGAGTTGCTCGAAAATGTTCGTTCTAGAAGTGCAGTGTTACGTATTGCTGAAAAAGTCGCGGGAGGGCAGGCATGTTAG